One Eubacteriales bacterium mix99 genomic window carries:
- a CDS encoding extracellular solute-binding protein: MKKAYRFLCIVLVMMLAWNLAACSRSTKKSNKPSAGKFSDSAGNSGSDKTAEGKKKISPRKNKLPITTENIKLVLYDGFPTGARQIYSSMAETDIVKKMMKETGLQLEFVHAPEGDDGTFFNTMIASESLPDILRDGFGSYPGGPMAAMDDGILLDATDLIDKYAYYYNGILDQGGPELRRRVMSDDGRYKLFGVTFLPEYLDGVRHGGFLTRQDLLDKVGITKLPVTMEEYEKMFDAYLGLDITPWAVALSEWQFNDYAPVASAYGVRYSGFQLRDGKVTYSRCLPEYKDFLKKMAEWVKKGYISSDAFNQKAADAGKSFQAGTAGAVLSGSWENITRESVGKVSDPSFEIVGLALPRLKEDDMLTTFSAVLSNPEMAPRYISAGCKHPEEAVRFVDYLYKQETMKMTAWGVNTKEHTLWKDNPDGSRSWTDFMVKNPEVDYETMRQRYTFNPMQGMWDTEMEKLQYEIPQVQQPWSVWSYNTDDSDVIPKYVTRTAEEERELNTLMDEIDTYSGEMVQKFISGQEPLDHFDNFVKQLEKLGIERACEIHQQAYERYLDR; this comes from the coding sequence ATGAAAAAAGCTTATCGTTTCTTGTGTATTGTTCTGGTGATGATGCTGGCATGGAATCTGGCTGCCTGCAGCAGATCAACAAAAAAGTCTAACAAGCCATCAGCTGGCAAATTTTCTGATTCCGCGGGCAACTCCGGATCGGACAAGACAGCGGAAGGCAAAAAGAAGATCAGTCCCCGGAAGAATAAATTGCCTATTACCACAGAAAATATTAAGCTGGTATTATATGATGGTTTCCCCACCGGAGCCAGGCAGATTTACAGCAGTATGGCCGAAACGGACATTGTAAAAAAAATGATGAAAGAGACCGGCTTACAGCTTGAGTTTGTACATGCGCCGGAAGGTGACGACGGCACCTTCTTCAATACCATGATAGCCAGTGAGAGTTTGCCGGATATTCTTCGTGACGGATTCGGTTCCTATCCGGGTGGCCCCATGGCAGCCATGGATGATGGAATTTTGCTGGACGCCACCGATTTGATCGATAAATATGCCTATTACTACAACGGTATTCTGGACCAGGGGGGACCTGAATTACGCCGCAGGGTGATGTCAGACGATGGCCGCTACAAACTGTTTGGTGTTACCTTTTTGCCGGAATACCTGGACGGGGTAAGGCATGGGGGCTTTCTTACAAGGCAGGATCTGCTGGACAAAGTGGGAATCACAAAACTGCCTGTTACCATGGAAGAATATGAAAAAATGTTTGACGCCTATCTTGGTTTGGATATTACTCCCTGGGCAGTTGCCCTGTCGGAATGGCAGTTTAATGACTATGCTCCGGTTGCATCGGCATACGGCGTTCGATACAGTGGATTTCAGTTAAGGGATGGGAAAGTTACATATTCCCGCTGTTTGCCGGAATACAAGGATTTCCTGAAGAAGATGGCTGAGTGGGTGAAGAAAGGCTATATATCTTCAGATGCTTTCAATCAGAAAGCGGCCGATGCAGGAAAAAGCTTTCAGGCGGGTACTGCAGGCGCAGTGTTATCCGGCTCATGGGAAAATATCACACGCGAATCGGTTGGAAAGGTATCCGATCCCAGCTTTGAGATTGTGGGATTGGCTTTGCCACGTTTAAAGGAGGATGATATGCTGACAACATTTTCTGCCGTACTGAGCAACCCGGAAATGGCGCCGAGGTACATTTCTGCCGGCTGCAAGCACCCGGAGGAAGCGGTTCGGTTTGTAGATTATTTATATAAGCAGGAAACGATGAAGATGACTGCCTGGGGTGTGAATACCAAAGAGCATACTCTTTGGAAGGACAATCCGGATGGAAGCCGTTCCTGGACGGATTTTATGGTCAAGAACCCTGAGGTCGATTATGAGACCATGCGGCAGCGATATACCTTTAATCCCATGCAGGGTATGTGGGATACCGAAATGGAGAAGCTTCAATATGAAATTCCTCAGGTTCAGCAGCCCTGGAGCGTATGGTCTTACAATACGGACGATTCTGATGTAATACCTAAATATGTTACCCGTACGGCAGAAGAAGAACGGGAATTGAATACGTTAATGGATGAAATTGATACTTATTCCGGTGAAATGGTACAAAAGTTTATATCCGGTCAGGAACCCCTGGACCACTTTGATAATTTCGTAAAGCAATTGGAGAAGCTGGGGATTGAAAGAGCCTGTGAAATTCATCAGCAGGCATATGAACGGTATCTGGATCGCTGA
- a CDS encoding ABC transporter permease subunit — protein sequence MSKIKPEGTAFQIDHSYRYPERKNTFLMNIRQRPLLYFMAIPIIVYYVVFHYIPMLGIAIGFQNFLPAKGFLNSEWVGLDQFTRFFHSMNFERLVRNTFLISFYDLLFGFPMPVLFALLLNEVKNTKFKKVTQTITYMPHFISLVVICGLIYTFTKSNSPLAQLVATLTGNKSENLLSNAKYFRTIYVVSGIWQGFGWGSIIYFAALSGVDPALYEASYLDGAGRFQQVIHVTLPSIAPTIIIMLILRIGSLMSVGHEKIILLYSPITYETSDVISSYVYRSGLREMNYSYGTAVGLLNSVINLVLVLGANWISRRVTETSLW from the coding sequence ATGAGTAAAATAAAACCAGAAGGAACAGCGTTTCAAATAGATCATTCCTATCGTTATCCTGAAAGGAAGAATACCTTCCTGATGAATATCCGGCAACGTCCGCTGCTTTATTTCATGGCCATACCAATTATCGTGTATTATGTGGTGTTTCACTATATTCCGATGCTTGGAATCGCAATTGGTTTTCAGAACTTCTTGCCTGCCAAAGGGTTCCTGAACAGCGAATGGGTAGGGTTGGATCAATTTACCCGTTTTTTTCACAGCATGAATTTTGAGAGACTGGTAAGAAACACCTTTTTGATCAGCTTTTATGATCTGCTGTTTGGATTTCCTATGCCTGTTCTGTTTGCATTGCTGCTGAATGAAGTGAAAAACACAAAATTTAAAAAGGTGACACAGACCATTACCTATATGCCCCATTTTATTTCTCTGGTGGTGATATGCGGCTTGATCTATACGTTTACCAAAAGCAATTCCCCTTTGGCCCAACTTGTGGCAACTCTTACAGGAAATAAATCGGAGAATCTGTTGTCCAATGCAAAATATTTTCGGACAATTTATGTAGTGTCCGGTATCTGGCAGGGATTTGGATGGGGATCCATTATCTATTTTGCAGCGTTGTCAGGTGTGGATCCGGCATTATACGAAGCATCCTACCTGGACGGCGCAGGACGTTTTCAGCAGGTCATCCATGTTACCCTGCCGTCCATTGCCCCAACCATCATCATAATGCTGATATTACGGATCGGATCTCTTATGTCTGTCGGGCATGAAAAAATCATTCTGCTGTATTCCCCAATTACTTATGAAACATCAGATGTTATTTCCTCTTATGTATATCGTTCCGGATTGCGGGAAATGAATTATAGTTACGGTACAGCGGTTGGTTTATTAAATTCTGTTATCAATCTGGTGTTGGTTCTGGGAGCGAACTGGATCAGCCGCAGGGTAACGGAAACAAGTTTATGGTAA
- a CDS encoding carbohydrate ABC transporter permease, whose translation MVGKKSIHEIIFDLFNYLLMILLMFVTVYPLLYVVFASFSDPKVLMGTEGFIWKPLGVPTIRGYRLTFQNPNILIGYRNTIFYVVVGVMISLFLTSIGAYLVSRRNFKLKGFLMLMITITLFFGGGMIPMFMVIKQLKIYNTVWAVLLPGAISSWNLIVMRTFFQGIPVGLEEAALIDGANDWEIFSKVIIPLSKPVLAVMVLYYGVGIWNSWFGPMIYLRNRELFPLQLFLREILMQSAPASGQKLTLSDMQTDSYYKELLQYTTMVVSTVPILCVYPFLQKYFVKGVMIGSIKG comes from the coding sequence GTGGTTGGAAAGAAATCCATTCATGAAATTATTTTTGATCTCTTCAATTATTTATTGATGATACTTCTGATGTTCGTAACGGTCTATCCGCTTCTATATGTAGTATTTGCATCTTTTTCAGATCCGAAGGTACTGATGGGGACAGAGGGATTCATATGGAAACCATTAGGGGTACCGACAATCCGGGGCTATAGACTGACATTTCAGAATCCCAATATATTAATTGGATATCGGAATACAATATTCTATGTGGTTGTGGGAGTTATGATAAGTTTATTCCTGACATCCATAGGCGCTTACCTTGTTTCAAGACGAAATTTTAAGCTAAAGGGCTTTTTGATGCTGATGATTACCATTACCCTGTTTTTTGGCGGAGGAATGATTCCTATGTTTATGGTCATTAAACAGTTAAAAATATACAATACAGTGTGGGCGGTTCTTTTACCGGGTGCAATCAGTTCGTGGAATCTAATTGTAATGAGGACTTTCTTTCAGGGGATTCCGGTGGGATTGGAGGAAGCTGCACTGATTGACGGAGCAAATGACTGGGAAATATTTTCAAAAGTAATCATTCCGCTCAGCAAACCGGTTCTCGCCGTTATGGTGCTTTATTACGGCGTTGGAATATGGAATAGTTGGTTTGGTCCGATGATTTATTTGCGAAACAGGGAACTGTTTCCGCTTCAACTTTTCCTGAGGGAAATCTTAATGCAGAGCGCCCCGGCAAGCGGGCAGAAACTAACCCTGTCGGATATGCAAACGGACAGCTATTATAAGGAATTGCTGCAATATACAACAATGGTGGTATCAACGGTACCGATTCTCTGTGTTTATCCATTTCTGCAAAAGTACTTTGTAAAAGGAGTTATGATCGGATCCATAAAAGGATAG
- a CDS encoding alpha-glucosidase/alpha-galactosidase: MSFKVTFIGAGSIGFTRGLLRDLLSVPEFHDIQVAFTDISPHNLSMVTQLCQRDINANGLDIRIQATTDHRQALEGAKYVFNVVRIGGLEAFQTDIDIPLKYGVDQCVGDTLCAGGIMYGQRGIPAVLDFCRDIREVAHPDCLLLNYANPNAMMTWACNQYGKVRTIGLCHGVQGGHRQIAEVLGLKPEEVDIICAGINHQTWYISVKHKGEDMTGKLLGAFEKHPVYSKTEKVRIDMLRRFGYFSTESSGHLSEYVPWYRKRPEEIKDWIDLGSWINGETGGYLRVCTEGRNWFETDFPNWMKEEPQKYEASQRSSEHGSYILEGLETGRIYRGHFNVINNRTITNLPDDAIVEVPGYVDYNGINIPKVGDLPLGCAAICNASISVQRLAVEAAIQGNDTLLRQAMMMDPLVGAVCNPPEIWQLVDEMLIAQAQWLPQYKMAIGEAKKRMASGKLIPTRESYKGAARLKTKTVEEMARNRKAASENAGAADKAIKRPEVE, translated from the coding sequence ATGTCGTTTAAAGTTACCTTTATTGGTGCCGGGAGTATCGGCTTTACCAGGGGACTGCTGCGGGATTTGCTTTCTGTACCGGAATTTCATGACATACAGGTGGCATTTACCGATATCAGTCCCCACAATCTGTCCATGGTTACCCAGTTGTGCCAGAGAGATATTAATGCCAACGGACTGGATATCCGGATCCAGGCGACAACCGATCACCGACAGGCGCTTGAAGGCGCCAAATATGTGTTCAATGTGGTGCGGATAGGCGGTCTGGAGGCCTTTCAAACAGATATCGATATTCCATTGAAGTACGGGGTCGACCAATGCGTGGGCGATACCTTATGCGCTGGGGGAATCATGTACGGACAACGGGGCATACCGGCTGTATTGGATTTCTGCAGGGATATCCGGGAAGTCGCCCATCCTGATTGTCTGCTGCTCAACTATGCCAACCCCAATGCCATGATGACCTGGGCCTGTAATCAATACGGCAAAGTCCGGACCATTGGACTGTGTCACGGTGTCCAGGGAGGACACCGACAAATTGCCGAAGTCCTGGGACTGAAACCGGAAGAAGTGGATATCATCTGCGCGGGTATCAATCATCAGACCTGGTATATTTCTGTCAAACATAAGGGGGAGGATATGACCGGAAAGCTCCTGGGGGCTTTCGAGAAGCATCCTGTATACAGCAAGACCGAAAAAGTCCGGATCGACATGCTTCGCCGATTTGGTTACTTCAGCACGGAATCCAGCGGCCATTTAAGCGAATACGTACCCTGGTACCGAAAACGTCCTGAAGAAATAAAGGATTGGATTGATCTGGGGTCCTGGATCAATGGCGAAACCGGCGGCTATCTGAGAGTATGTACGGAAGGCCGCAACTGGTTTGAAACTGATTTTCCCAACTGGATGAAGGAAGAGCCCCAAAAATACGAGGCTTCGCAACGGAGCAGTGAACATGGCTCCTATATACTGGAGGGCCTGGAAACCGGTCGAATCTACAGAGGGCACTTCAATGTGATAAATAACCGTACCATAACCAACCTTCCCGATGATGCCATTGTGGAAGTGCCGGGATATGTGGATTACAACGGAATCAATATTCCGAAAGTCGGGGATCTTCCCCTTGGATGCGCGGCGATATGCAATGCCAGTATATCCGTGCAGAGACTGGCAGTGGAAGCAGCTATCCAAGGAAATGATACGCTGCTACGGCAGGCTATGATGATGGATCCCCTGGTAGGAGCTGTCTGCAATCCTCCTGAAATCTGGCAGCTGGTGGATGAAATGCTGATCGCTCAGGCCCAGTGGCTGCCGCAATATAAAATGGCGATTGGAGAAGCCAAAAAGAGAATGGCGTCCGGAAAACTGATCCCCACCAGGGAAAGCTATAAAGGAGCTGCCCGGCTCAAAACAAAAACCGTGGAAGAGATGGCCAGGAACCGAAAAGCAGCCAGCGAAAATGCCGGTGCTGCCGATAAAGCCATAAAGCGGCCTGAGGTGGAGTAA
- a CDS encoding AraC family transcriptional regulator: MKFHRHDQVEIMYAIKGKCTVETSDHSFSLSKGDLILLNAGKAHRLVVEEGSPCRMLNIEFQFAEKNNPCPSLQDLYQTVPGFRKLLSSAQPYILLKDPDEIYPSLKKLIMELDRKQRGQQEHNVMIQLLLCQILLDVARLNQDTQGRESLMGNIHIRKAVEYLHQHYDQDIKTNQLAAVLHIHEGYFYRIFRKCMGVTPNEYLTQLRMEKAKMLLAYTDIPIIEICGYVGINSRQYFSFLFKKHTNVTPSQYRNLARKSEIPGN, encoded by the coding sequence ATGAAATTTCATCGGCATGATCAGGTGGAAATCATGTATGCCATAAAGGGGAAATGTACTGTGGAAACCTCGGATCATTCCTTCTCCCTTTCAAAAGGAGATCTTATCCTGTTGAATGCAGGCAAAGCCCACAGGTTAGTGGTGGAGGAGGGCTCTCCCTGCCGTATGCTCAATATCGAGTTTCAGTTCGCTGAAAAGAATAACCCTTGTCCTTCCCTGCAAGATCTGTATCAAACCGTTCCCGGCTTTCGAAAATTGTTGTCATCTGCACAGCCTTATATCCTTTTGAAAGATCCCGATGAAATCTATCCCTCTTTGAAAAAATTGATCATGGAGCTGGACAGAAAGCAACGTGGGCAACAGGAGCACAACGTAATGATACAGCTTTTATTGTGCCAGATTTTACTGGACGTCGCCCGCCTCAATCAGGATACGCAGGGAAGAGAATCCCTAATGGGCAACATACATATTCGTAAAGCTGTTGAATACCTCCATCAGCACTATGATCAGGACATCAAGACCAACCAGCTGGCTGCCGTGCTCCATATTCATGAAGGTTATTTCTATCGGATTTTCCGAAAATGCATGGGAGTTACTCCCAATGAATATCTGACCCAACTGAGGATGGAAAAAGCGAAAATGCTGCTTGCCTACACGGATATTCCCATCATTGAAATATGCGGTTATGTCGGGATCAACAGCCGACAGTACTTTAGCTTCCTGTTTAAAAAGCATACCAATGTGACACCTTCCCAATATCGGAATCTGGCGCGCAAATCAGAAATCCCAGGAAATTAA
- a CDS encoding GntR family transcriptional regulator codes for MIIQIDMAADIPIYQQIRNQIVLGVATGQMKAGDPLPTVRQLAGEIGINPMTVSKAYGLLKGEGVISMDRRNGAQIHSLPVEGDAMDLDFDQRLTLLISEARIKGASGQELKERMIQLMNRVYEMKEVLS; via the coding sequence GTGATCATACAAATTGATATGGCAGCTGATATTCCTATTTATCAGCAAATCCGAAATCAAATTGTTCTGGGAGTTGCCACAGGACAAATGAAAGCCGGAGATCCGCTTCCCACCGTTCGTCAGCTTGCCGGTGAAATTGGTATTAATCCGATGACCGTCAGCAAAGCGTATGGATTGCTGAAAGGAGAAGGGGTAATCTCAATGGATCGAAGAAACGGTGCTCAGATCCATAGCCTTCCGGTAGAAGGTGATGCCATGGATTTGGATTTTGACCAGAGGCTGACGCTTTTGATTTCGGAAGCGCGGATAAAGGGTGCTTCCGGGCAGGAGCTGAAAGAACGCATGATTCAGCTGATGAACAGAGTATATGAAATGAAGGAGGTTCTTTCATGA
- a CDS encoding DUF5808 domain-containing protein — protein MILFLLIVSWLVFGVMTASSLLFREYQNHQVLGVTLSKAHSRHPEIKGTIAFFTKVCYVILIVSVGCSFLLLVPVIGGFAEFVMLVLIALNLFVNWIVIGHFQKILIQIKEKNDWVYQKTREENIITADLDVARETGKSSISSAWVWLFLLLSFIPTLFLLFHPDKRDLYPIGLSLIGPLCQALMVSLYYQMRSLHSRMADGRAGVRPSFAQREERINSISSTLSALAMLVFWLLFNFSMLLLYVKNGLFILVPVILLIAALLGIAQWQQSKMRGLQETCSDDSSDGKESIQEQQNRWKWGVYHNPNDPRIFVPKRVTGMGWTINAGRPAGKLLYFGTGILILLIIGLVAFGGARDYQVTVQDSNIHIDAAMYDMTIKRDQVVSISTTDQLPGGTRTNGYGGANKSFGHFNMEGYGKCMMYIYNHVDQYIVVQLKGRDPGYVILNDKTPEKTKDLHRTIDRWLSGK, from the coding sequence ATGATTTTGTTTTTACTTATTGTATCGTGGTTGGTGTTTGGAGTAATGACAGCGTCGTCCCTGCTTTTCAGAGAGTATCAGAATCATCAGGTCCTTGGAGTGACATTAAGCAAGGCGCATTCCCGGCATCCGGAAATAAAGGGAACGATTGCTTTCTTTACAAAAGTCTGCTATGTAATTCTGATTGTTTCTGTCGGATGCAGCTTTCTCCTTTTGGTTCCGGTGATCGGTGGCTTTGCAGAGTTTGTCATGCTTGTTCTGATAGCACTGAATCTTTTTGTCAATTGGATTGTGATCGGTCACTTTCAAAAGATTCTGATACAGATCAAAGAGAAAAATGACTGGGTTTATCAGAAGACCAGAGAAGAGAATATTATAACGGCAGACCTGGATGTCGCAAGGGAAACGGGAAAGTCCAGTATTTCTTCCGCCTGGGTGTGGCTGTTTTTGCTGCTGAGCTTTATACCGACACTGTTTTTGCTGTTTCATCCTGATAAAAGGGATCTTTATCCGATTGGACTGAGTTTGATCGGTCCGCTTTGCCAGGCTTTGATGGTTTCCCTGTATTATCAGATGAGAAGTCTGCATTCCCGGATGGCAGATGGGAGAGCGGGGGTTCGTCCATCGTTTGCACAGCGGGAGGAGCGGATCAACAGCATATCTTCTACCTTATCTGCACTTGCGATGCTTGTATTCTGGCTTTTATTTAATTTCTCCATGTTATTGTTATATGTCAAGAATGGCTTATTTATCCTCGTTCCGGTGATTTTGCTGATTGCCGCTTTGCTGGGTATTGCACAATGGCAGCAGAGTAAGATGCGCGGCCTGCAAGAGACATGTTCCGATGATTCGTCCGACGGGAAGGAATCGATTCAGGAGCAGCAAAATAGATGGAAGTGGGGCGTCTACCACAATCCCAACGATCCCCGCATCTTTGTTCCCAAGAGGGTTACGGGCATGGGATGGACGATCAATGCCGGACGTCCGGCTGGAAAACTCCTCTATTTTGGCACAGGGATACTGATTCTGCTGATCATCGGGCTTGTCGCCTTTGGGGGAGCAAGGGATTATCAGGTTACTGTACAGGATTCGAACATCCATATTGATGCTGCAATGTATGACATGACGATAAAAAGGGATCAGGTTGTTTCGATATCCACGACGGATCAGCTTCCGGGTGGAACACGTACCAATGGATATGGCGGCGCAAATAAAAGCTTCGGACATTTTAATATGGAAGGATACGGAAAATGCATGATGTATATTTATAACCATGTGGATCAGTATATCGTCGTTCAGCTGAAAGGCAGGGATCCTGGTTATGTTATCCTGAATGACAAAACCCCGGAAAAAACGAAAGACCTGCACCGGACAATCGATCGCTGGTTATCGGGGAAATAG
- a CDS encoding DUF4965 domain-containing protein, whose amino-acid sequence MSKAFRIPAVPLITCDPYFSVWSFADHLYDGDTRHWTGHRKAMRGFLQVGDRTYRFMGSGDGETAKQKSVEVTPVSSVYTFEAGGMELVVKFITPLLLNDLELTSRPCTYASISLRSVDGRTHQASLLWEVDAELCYHTDEDETTGMQDNPGSGCGKDPSKEPAVCGGVHHMKGFEAAWMGRARQGILCHSGDDITIDWGYAYLAVPDQEGSRVFYTHDGNPEMEPAGTGTSRPAIAASLSFGEVGRERADRLITMAYDDVASIMYFGHPLRGYWAKDGKSILEALEDSICSFDDIVRKCDTLDRDLMSAAGKTGGEEYASIVSLAYRQSIAAHKLVAGPEGEILFLSKECFSNGCIGTVDVSYPSVPLFLLYNTELVKGMLRPIFHFAEMPIWEYDFAPHDVGRYPYANGQVYGLSDTAGKDGGKQWRAGNGEVYPPYWMYPGECGIYSLKQQMPVEECANMLIMTAAVAVVDGEAAFAEEHSDLLQKWVQYLVKYGQDPGEQLCTDDFAGHLAHNVNLSAKAIMGVASWSILCRMMGRKKEAEQFMQRAGEMARTWETSAVEGDHTLLAFDRKDSWSMKYNLVWDILFGTELFDKDMMENEIQWYRKKQNRYGLPLDSRMSDSKTDWTLWCAAMADSEEDLKELIRPVYLFLQESRSRVPFSDWYDTESGDARNFRNRTVQGGLFMPLLRQSGKCSID is encoded by the coding sequence TTGAGCAAAGCATTTCGTATCCCTGCAGTACCGCTGATTACCTGTGACCCCTATTTTTCGGTATGGTCCTTTGCGGATCATCTGTATGACGGGGATACCCGCCATTGGACAGGGCACAGAAAAGCCATGAGAGGTTTCCTGCAGGTTGGCGACAGAACTTATCGGTTCATGGGATCCGGTGACGGGGAAACCGCAAAGCAGAAATCCGTTGAAGTAACCCCTGTTTCTTCAGTCTATACCTTTGAAGCCGGAGGGATGGAGCTGGTGGTAAAGTTCATCACTCCGCTTCTGTTGAACGATCTGGAACTTACCTCCAGGCCCTGTACCTATGCTTCCATATCCTTACGTTCCGTAGACGGAAGGACACATCAGGCATCCCTTTTGTGGGAAGTGGACGCAGAACTCTGTTATCATACAGATGAGGACGAAACGACAGGAATGCAGGATAACCCCGGAAGCGGATGCGGGAAAGATCCATCGAAAGAGCCAGCTGTCTGCGGAGGGGTACACCATATGAAAGGATTCGAGGCGGCCTGGATGGGCCGTGCCCGGCAGGGAATCCTCTGTCACAGCGGGGATGATATTACCATCGATTGGGGCTATGCTTATCTGGCTGTTCCGGATCAGGAAGGGAGCCGGGTATTTTACACCCATGACGGGAATCCCGAAATGGAGCCTGCAGGAACGGGAACAAGCCGCCCTGCCATAGCAGCCAGTCTGTCCTTTGGAGAGGTGGGCAGGGAAAGGGCAGATCGTCTGATTACCATGGCTTACGATGATGTGGCTTCCATTATGTATTTTGGCCATCCTCTGAGAGGTTATTGGGCAAAAGATGGAAAGAGCATACTGGAAGCATTGGAGGACAGCATTTGTTCTTTTGACGATATTGTACGGAAATGTGATACATTGGACAGGGATCTGATGTCTGCCGCCGGGAAAACTGGCGGGGAGGAATATGCCTCCATCGTATCTCTGGCTTATCGGCAAAGCATTGCAGCACACAAGCTTGTTGCAGGGCCGGAGGGGGAGATACTGTTCCTGTCCAAGGAGTGCTTTTCCAATGGCTGCATTGGTACGGTGGATGTCAGCTATCCTTCCGTTCCCCTGTTTTTGCTCTACAATACCGAGCTGGTAAAGGGAATGCTTCGACCGATCTTCCATTTTGCGGAAATGCCTATATGGGAGTACGATTTTGCACCGCATGATGTGGGCCGGTATCCTTATGCCAACGGGCAGGTATACGGCCTTTCCGATACAGCAGGGAAGGATGGAGGGAAACAGTGGAGAGCCGGGAACGGGGAAGTCTATCCGCCTTATTGGATGTACCCCGGGGAATGCGGGATTTATTCCCTGAAGCAGCAGATGCCGGTGGAGGAATGCGCCAACATGCTGATTATGACAGCGGCAGTTGCAGTTGTGGATGGAGAGGCAGCCTTTGCGGAGGAGCATTCCGATTTGCTTCAGAAATGGGTGCAGTATCTGGTGAAATATGGACAGGATCCGGGCGAGCAGCTTTGTACGGATGATTTTGCAGGGCACCTTGCCCATAATGTCAATCTGTCTGCAAAGGCGATTATGGGAGTGGCATCCTGGTCCATTTTGTGCCGCATGATGGGCAGGAAGAAAGAAGCGGAACAGTTTATGCAGCGCGCCGGAGAAATGGCCCGTACCTGGGAGACCTCCGCTGTGGAAGGGGACCATACCCTTCTGGCCTTTGACAGGAAAGACAGTTGGAGCATGAAATACAATCTGGTGTGGGATATCCTGTTTGGCACCGAACTGTTTGATAAAGACATGATGGAAAACGAGATCCAATGGTATCGGAAAAAACAGAATCGATATGGTCTGCCGCTGGATTCCAGAATGAGCGACAGCAAAACAGACTGGACTTTGTGGTGTGCCGCCATGGCGGATTCGGAAGAGGACCTGAAGGAGCTGATCCGTCCTGTTTATCTGTTCCTGCAGGAAAGCAGGAGCCGTGTTCCGTTTTCGGACTGGTATGATACGGAGTCAGGAGACGCCAGGAATTTCCGGAACCGGACGGTGCAGGGAGGCCTGTTCATGCCCTTGCTTCGTCAATCCGGAAAATGCTCCATTGATTGA